In the genome of Alphaproteobacteria bacterium, one region contains:
- a CDS encoding insulinase family protein yields MTTTVSTLSNGLRIVTDRMDHVETASLGVWVGAGTRHETEAVNGVSHLLEHMAFKGTARRNPAEIAIAIENVGGIINAYTSREQTAYYAKVLADDAPLALDVIGDIICNSTFPEDELERERQVILQEIGQAADMPEDVAFDTFQAIAYPDQAAGRTVLGDPQVVRNLPRADMIAYMHARYRPSRLVLAAAGKVDHDAFVRAVEAQFGHWQPGESEAPEPARYKGGYAKVAREGEQAHMILGFPALSYLHEDFYGLQVLSTLFGGGMSSRLFQEVREKRGLVYSIYSFASGMLDHGVFGIYAGSGPETAHEVCEIVTRECRNLSGSVTEEEVARARAQLKAQILMARESTGQRAEQAATQLLAFGRRREVEEIVARVEAVDTAKVADLAALVFSGDPTFAAAGAVNTLPPQDQMREWLDA; encoded by the coding sequence ATGACCACCACCGTCTCCACCCTCTCCAACGGCCTGCGCATCGTTACCGACCGGATGGACCATGTGGAGACCGCCTCCCTCGGGGTCTGGGTCGGCGCCGGCACACGGCACGAAACCGAAGCCGTGAACGGCGTCTCGCACCTGCTGGAACACATGGCCTTCAAGGGCACGGCACGGCGCAATCCGGCCGAAATCGCCATCGCCATCGAAAATGTCGGCGGCATCATCAACGCCTATACCAGCCGCGAGCAGACCGCCTACTATGCCAAGGTGCTGGCGGACGACGCCCCGCTGGCGCTGGATGTGATCGGCGACATCATCTGCAACAGCACGTTTCCGGAGGATGAACTGGAGCGCGAGCGCCAGGTCATCCTCCAGGAAATCGGCCAGGCGGCGGATATGCCGGAGGATGTGGCGTTCGACACGTTCCAGGCCATCGCCTATCCCGACCAGGCGGCCGGCCGCACCGTGCTGGGCGACCCGCAGGTGGTGCGGAACCTGCCGCGCGCCGACATGATCGCCTACATGCATGCCCGCTATCGCCCCTCCCGCCTCGTGCTGGCGGCGGCCGGCAAGGTGGACCACGACGCCTTCGTGCGCGCGGTCGAGGCCCAGTTCGGCCACTGGCAGCCGGGGGAAAGCGAGGCGCCGGAGCCCGCACGCTACAAGGGCGGCTATGCCAAGGTCGCGCGCGAGGGCGAGCAGGCCCACATGATTTTGGGCTTCCCGGCGCTGTCCTACCTCCACGAGGATTTCTACGGGTTGCAGGTGCTCTCCACCCTGTTCGGCGGCGGCATGTCCAGCCGCCTGTTCCAGGAGGTGCGGGAGAAGCGCGGCCTGGTCTATTCGATCTATTCCTTCGCCAGTGGCATGCTCGACCACGGCGTGTTCGGCATCTATGCCGGCAGCGGCCCCGAGACCGCGCACGAGGTCTGCGAAATCGTCACGCGCGAGTGCCGCAATCTCTCCGGCTCGGTGACGGAGGAAGAGGTCGCTCGGGCACGGGCACAGCTCAAGGCGCAAATCCTGATGGCGCGCGAGAGCACCGGGCAGCGCGCGGAACAGGCGGCAACGCAATTGCTCGCCTTCGGCCGCCGGCGCGAGGTCGAGGAGATCGTCGCGCGGGTCGAGGCCGTGGACACGGCCAAGGTGGCGGATCTGGCCGCGCTCGTGTTTTCGGGCGACCCAACCTTCGCCGCCGCCGGCGCCGTCAATACCCTGCCGCCGCAGGACCAGATGCGGGAATGGCTGGACGCCTGA
- a CDS encoding Rieske 2Fe-2S domain-containing protein — MLQSNFAGLVDDRPEDNLFRVHRRIYTGEDVFAAEMERIFEQSWTYVCHESQIPKAGDYYATKLGREPVLINRRDDGSVGGLLNACAHRGALLNPTQRGNSRVLVCRYHGWSFSANDGRCVRIKDASGEDPACYALRKVPRVESYKGFVFATLNEQAPPLAEHLGAAATIIDLLADQSGEGMEVLPGVSSYIVDGNWKLQAENGVDAYHVTTVHRNFANTVKRRDQLLGHKGLKSTDVGRFSGALKNGTYDLGHGHTVIWTMRGDPAAAPLWEAKDEIEPKVGPVKWDWMCGRGRNLFLFPNLFLMDQSSTQIRVLIPLSPSRTEVKVYCLARKGESRAARAARLNKFRDFFLGSGLATTDDSAALEDTQSGAHASAEPWNVFRRGWDGYSQGPDEEAKALGLNPVASNSRWDPETHYVGQYRRWRELMSDG; from the coding sequence ATGTTACAAAGCAACTTCGCCGGCCTGGTCGACGACCGCCCCGAAGACAATCTGTTCCGGGTACACCGCCGCATCTACACGGGCGAGGACGTGTTCGCGGCCGAGATGGAGCGGATTTTCGAGCAGTCCTGGACCTATGTCTGCCACGAGTCGCAAATCCCGAAGGCGGGCGATTACTACGCGACCAAGCTGGGGCGGGAGCCGGTGCTGATCAACCGCCGCGACGACGGTTCGGTCGGCGGCCTGCTCAACGCCTGCGCCCATCGCGGCGCGCTGCTGAACCCGACCCAGCGCGGCAATTCCCGGGTGCTGGTCTGCCGCTATCATGGCTGGAGCTTCTCCGCCAATGACGGCCGCTGCGTCCGCATCAAGGATGCCTCCGGCGAGGACCCGGCCTGCTATGCCCTGCGGAAAGTCCCGCGGGTGGAGAGTTACAAGGGCTTCGTCTTCGCCACGCTGAACGAGCAGGCTCCGCCGCTGGCCGAGCATCTGGGTGCGGCCGCCACCATCATCGACCTGCTGGCCGACCAGTCGGGCGAGGGCATGGAGGTGCTGCCGGGCGTCTCGTCCTACATCGTCGACGGCAATTGGAAGCTCCAGGCGGAAAACGGCGTCGACGCCTATCACGTGACCACCGTGCACCGGAATTTCGCCAACACGGTCAAGCGGCGCGACCAGTTGCTGGGCCACAAGGGCCTGAAGTCGACCGATGTCGGCCGCTTTTCCGGTGCGTTGAAGAACGGCACCTACGACCTCGGCCATGGGCACACCGTCATCTGGACCATGCGCGGCGACCCCGCCGCCGCACCGCTGTGGGAAGCGAAGGACGAGATCGAGCCGAAAGTGGGGCCGGTGAAGTGGGATTGGATGTGCGGGCGCGGCCGCAACCTGTTCCTGTTCCCGAACCTGTTCCTGATGGACCAGTCGTCGACGCAAATCCGGGTGTTGATCCCGCTCTCGCCCAGCCGGACCGAGGTGAAGGTCTATTGCCTCGCCCGCAAGGGGGAGAGCCGGGCGGCGCGGGCGGCGCGGCTCAACAAGTTCCGCGACTTTTTCCTCGGCTCGGGCCTCGCCACCACCGACGATTCCGCGGCGCTGGAGGACACCCAGTCCGGCGCCCATGCCAGCGCCGAGCCCTGGAACGTGTTCCGGCGCGGCTGGGACGGCTATTCGCAAGGCCCGGACGAGGAGGCGAAGGCGTTGGGCCTGAACCCGGTCGCCTCCAACAGCCGCTGGGACCCGGAAACCCATTATGTCGGCCAGTATCGCCGCTGGCGGGAGTTGATGAGCGATGGGTGA
- a CDS encoding cytochrome P450: MNAPLPSLDLATLDVADDELYRTDTWYEPFALLRREDPVHFCPESAFGPYWSVTKYNDIMQVELAHDTYSNQVGGIQVRDPKPGLETESFIRMDPPRHTIERKTVAPIVAPFNLKNFTPIIRDRTNYVLDSLPKNEAFDWVDMVSIELTTMMLATLFDFPWEERRKLTYWSDVATFTDYGAPDALVRSEEERFEELKKMAEYFRALWDERREQEPRFDLISMLAHGQETKEMSLREFIGNLGLLIVGGNDTTRNSMSGGLYYLNKFPDEYAKARADHGLVPKLVAETIRYQTPVIHMRRTALKDTELGGKQIRKGDKVVMWYVSGNRDEEVIPDADKFIVDRAKPRQHLSYGAGIHRCVGDRLADLQLSILWEEILKRDLRIEVLEEPVRLKSNFIRGIRKMPAIIHA; encoded by the coding sequence ATGAACGCCCCGCTTCCCTCCCTCGACCTCGCCACGCTCGACGTCGCGGACGACGAACTGTACCGCACCGACACCTGGTACGAGCCGTTCGCCTTGCTGCGGCGCGAGGACCCGGTGCACTTCTGCCCGGAGAGCGCCTTCGGCCCCTACTGGTCGGTCACCAAATACAACGACATCATGCAGGTGGAACTGGCGCACGACACCTATTCCAATCAGGTCGGCGGCATCCAGGTGCGCGACCCCAAGCCGGGGCTGGAGACCGAAAGCTTCATCCGCATGGACCCGCCGCGGCACACGATCGAGCGCAAGACCGTCGCGCCGATCGTCGCGCCCTTCAACCTGAAGAACTTCACGCCGATCATCCGCGACCGCACCAATTACGTGCTCGACAGCCTGCCGAAGAACGAGGCGTTCGACTGGGTCGACATGGTCTCGATCGAACTCACCACCATGATGCTGGCGACGCTGTTCGACTTCCCGTGGGAGGAGCGCCGCAAGCTCACCTACTGGTCGGACGTGGCCACCTTCACCGATTACGGTGCGCCCGACGCCCTCGTCCGCTCCGAGGAAGAGCGGTTCGAGGAACTGAAGAAAATGGCCGAGTATTTCCGCGCCCTCTGGGACGAGCGGCGGGAGCAGGAGCCGCGCTTCGACCTGATCTCCATGCTGGCCCACGGCCAGGAAACCAAGGAGATGTCGCTGCGGGAATTCATCGGCAATCTGGGCCTGTTGATTGTCGGCGGCAACGACACGACGCGCAACAGCATGAGCGGCGGCCTCTATTACCTGAACAAATTCCCGGACGAATACGCCAAGGCCCGCGCCGACCACGGGCTGGTGCCGAAGCTGGTGGCCGAGACCATCCGCTACCAGACCCCGGTGATCCACATGCGCCGCACGGCGCTGAAAGACACCGAACTGGGCGGCAAGCAGATCCGCAAGGGCGACAAGGTGGTCATGTGGTATGTCTCCGGCAACCGCGATGAAGAGGTGATTCCGGACGCCGACAAATTCATCGTTGACCGGGCGAAGCCGCGGCAACATCTAAGCTATGGCGCCGGCATCCACCGTTGCGTCGGCGACCGGCTGGCGGACCTGCAATTGTCGATCCTGTGGGAAGAGATCCTGAAACGGGACCTGCGGATCGAAGTGCTGGAAGAGCCCGTGCGCCTGAAGAGCAATTTCATCCGCGGCATCCGCAAAATGCCCGCCATCATCCACGCCTGA
- the mazG gene encoding nucleoside triphosphate pyrophosphohydrolase, with amino-acid sequence MAVPSSAIDDLLATMAKLRDPDGGCPWDREQDFASIKPYTIEEAYEVADAIDRADLDDLKGELGDLLLQVVYHAQMANEEGAFAFEDVARAINDKMIARHPHVFGDAEVRTAAAQTDAWERQKARERAEKAARAGREPSVLDDVPLALPALMRAEKLGKRAARTGFDWPDTAGVLDKLREEMAEIEEALAAGDPEAVREEIGDLLFAAAQLARKAGADAEEALRLANRKFSGRFQAMEAAARAEGSDLRAEDMERLEARWVAAKAGG; translated from the coding sequence ATGGCCGTCCCATCCAGCGCCATCGACGACCTCCTCGCCACCATGGCCAAGCTGCGCGACCCGGACGGCGGCTGCCCCTGGGATCGGGAGCAGGATTTCGCCAGCATCAAGCCCTACACGATCGAGGAAGCCTACGAGGTCGCCGACGCCATCGACCGGGCCGATTTGGACGACCTGAAAGGGGAGTTGGGCGACCTGCTGCTACAGGTCGTCTACCACGCGCAGATGGCGAACGAGGAAGGCGCGTTCGCCTTCGAGGACGTGGCCCGCGCCATCAACGACAAGATGATCGCCCGTCACCCGCACGTGTTCGGCGATGCGGAGGTGCGCACCGCCGCCGCCCAGACCGATGCCTGGGAGCGGCAGAAGGCGCGGGAACGGGCGGAGAAAGCCGCGCGCGCCGGCCGCGAGCCGAGCGTGCTGGATGACGTGCCGCTCGCCCTGCCGGCGCTGATGCGGGCGGAGAAGCTGGGCAAGCGCGCCGCCCGCACCGGCTTCGACTGGCCGGACACCGCCGGCGTGCTCGACAAGCTGCGCGAGGAAATGGCGGAGATCGAGGAGGCGCTCGCCGCCGGCGATCCGGAAGCAGTGCGGGAGGAAATCGGCGATCTGTTGTTCGCCGCCGCCCAACTCGCCCGCAAGGCCGGGGCGGACGCCGAAGAGGCGCTGCGCCTCGCCAACCGCAAATTCTCCGGGCGCTTCCAGGCGATGGAGGCCGCCGCCCGCGCCGAAGGCTCCGACCTGCGGGCGGAGGACATGGAGCGGCTGGAAGCGCGCTGGGTGGCCGCCAAGGCCGGAGGGTAG